From the genome of Effusibacillus lacus:
TCGTTTTTGCCGTTTTGGCAGGTTTTTTGTTTCTTGAAAAGGTGAAAGCCGTAGAGGACCAGTTGGGTGATTCCATTCCGGTTTTGATAGCCAGGCAGCCGATTGCCGCAAGGACGCCGATTACACCCGACATGCTTGAGGAAAAACTTATTCCCCGCAAATTTGTTTTTGACTCGTTGATAACGGGCCATGAGGAAGCGGCGGGGCATGTCTCACTGGTGCCGTTGCAGAAAGGAGACGTGGTGACGAAATCCATGTTAAAACAGATCTCTAAGGTAAACAGCGAAAATGTAAGGATAGTCAATCTGACACAATCCGAGCGGGTTCTCTTTGACGAAGAGCTGGATGCCGCCGACCGCGTGGATATCATTGTATCCTATACGGAAGCTGAAAAACCCGTAACCAAACTGCTGATGCAGGATATTCCCGTGGGGCGGGTGTCCGATGCCAAAGAACGTCCCAAGGCAATCGGGGTTGAACTGTCGGTCGAAGATGCGCAGAAACTGATATTCATGCAGAATTTTGCCCGGCAGATCCGAGTCCTGAAACACAATATTCAAAACCCTGCCAGATAGGAGGGATTCGTTTGGCAAGAATCCGGATCCGACCGATGCTGGAACGCAACGAAGAACCAAGTTCCCGCGGATTGGAATGGGGGAACCCGGGCGCCTCTTTGTTCCACCGGCGGACATTCAGCATGCAACTGCCTTCCATACAAGTTTTTTTCAGTGCCAAAGGGGGCAGCGGAACCACATTGCTTGCCTGCACTTACGCAAGTGCCCTGCGGCTGTTGGCTAATGTAAGGGTACTGTTGGTCGACATGGATCTGAAGTATGGCGGAGTGGAGGCGTATATGGGCATCCGTTCCGACAGATCGATTTTCCATTTGAAACCGGTGTTGTCGGAGTTGACGGAAGTACATATCAGAAACATCACCCAGTTTGATCCCGTAAGCCAGGTTGAGATCCTTCCGAGTCCGGCAGACGCGGATCTCGCACAAGCCATTGAACCGCAAGAGGTTGTTGCTCTTCTGATGCACGCAAGAAAATTCTACGATGTCATCGTTGTGGATGCCGGCAGTGAAATGTCCCCCGTTTTGGCCGCCCTCTGTCATCAAGCCAATCATATCCACTATGTGTTGACTCCTGACACTCCTTCCCTCCGTAGATACGCACAATCTGTCTCCCTGTTTGAAAAACATGGTATTCCTCTCGATAAGGTGGGTACCGTCCTGAACCGGATCAGCCAGGTAAGTGAAATACAGCCTAAAGATTTGAAAGGCATCCGTGCCTTGCGGCTGGAGGGTACTGTTCGCGCTGATTTCCACGCAATCCAGCCACAAGTAAATCTTTCGACACCCTTAATCGGCCAGATCAAGGACAAGAAAGCGCCCGTATATCTGAGAGACGTGGTTCGTCTGGTACAGGAACTGGCGGGGCAGGTGGATTCCAGTGCTGGACAATCTGGTCTCCCATTATAAAAACCGGCTGCTGCAGGAAACAGAACTTGACAGGATCCAGAATTTGTCGGAACGGGACATGCGGTTGTCCATTATGAAAATGATCGAGCGATTCATCCAGGAAGAGAAGGTAATTCTCTCACGTTCCGACAAGGAGCATTTGATTGCCCGAATTCTGGATGATTCGGTCGGGTTTGGGCCGCTGGAAGCTTTTCTGCATGACGAAAGCATAACGGAGATCATGGTCAACGGACCGTTTGAGATTTTTGTCGAACGGGATGGAAAGCTTCACTTGACGGATTCCGCTTTTCGGGACGATGGCCACCTGCGGCATGTCATTGATCGAATGGTTGCCCCTGTCGGAAGGCGGGTTGACGAATATTCCCCGATGGTGGATGCGCGCCTGAAGGACGGCAGCCGTGTCAACGCAATTATTCCCCCCGTCAGCCTGCGCGGCCCGGTTCTGACAATCCGTAAGTTTCGAAAGCAGCCTTTTTCCATCACGGATCTCCTGCAAAAAGGAACAATGGATTCCGCAATGGCCCGTTTCCTTGAAGGGGCGGTGCAGGCCAAACTTAACATTCTGCTATCGGGCGGGACTGGAAGCGGCAAGACCACGCTGCTGAACGTATTATCCTCGTATATTCCCCATGGAGAGCGGGTGATCACCATTGAAGATTCGGCGGAACTGCGGCTCCAGGGACAACATGTGGTCAACCTGGAAACACGTCCCGAGAATGTGGAAGGACGTGGCGAAATTACAATCCGCCAACTGGTTCGCAATGCTTTGAGAATGCGTCCGGACAGGATTATTGTCGGTGAGGTCAGGGGGGATGAGGCCCTCGATATGCTTCAGGCAATGAACACCGGGCACGAAGGATCATTGACCACGATTCATGCCAACAGCCCGCATGACGCTTTGGGGAGGTTGGAGGCCATGGTGCTGATGGGAGGGGTGTCTTTGCCGCCGGGGGTGATACGCCAATACATACTTAGCGCCATCGATCTGATCGTACAGATGGAGCGGTTCATGGACGGTCGGAGGAGAGTGGTTTCCATTGCAGAAGTCAGAAGTTGTCGGGAAGGACTTGAGATTCATGAACTGTTTGCATGGGAGAGAGCGGGAATGGGACCAGAGGGCAACTCCCTTGGACAGTTCCGGAGAAGTGACAAACCCCCGGTATGCCTAGAAAGGATCAAAAACAACGGAATCAGGCTGCAGGACCTATGGAGGCATTCCACATGCTGATAGCGCTGCTTGTTTTCTTGGCTGTATTCAGTTGTTTGTTATCCTTTGCCGGTTTTCGTTCCTATCGGCTTAAGAGAAGACGTCTTCGTACTGTTATCACCAACCTGTTCAACAGCGATGACGCCCGAACCAACTGGCTGTTGCAGTTGGCTGGCCGCTTTGATCGGTCGAAAATCGGACAATCGGCAGCCCGGGAATTGGAACAAATGCATTTGACCCTATCCGCATCCGATTATTATGCGCTTCTGTTGCTTGCCAATGTCTTATTCTTTTGGATCCTGCATTCTATTTTGGCTGTCCCGATTCTTATGGCGCTGTTGTTGGCTGTTGCAGCGGTGGCGGGAGGAAGGCGGCTGTTTTTTCAAGCCAGGAAGAACCGGTATGTCGATATGTTCAACCAACAGCTGCCCGAGGCATGCCGATTGCTGGGCAATTCGCTGCGGGCCGGGCTGACTGTGACGCAAGGCATTCAACTGCTGGCAAAGGAACTGCCAAGTCCGTCGAAGCAAGAATTCCAGTTGATAAATAAGGAACTGGTATTGGGCAACGATCTCGGGCATGCGCTGGAATCCTTTCAGATCAGAATGAATACTCGGGAATGTCATCTGTTTGCCGGTGCGCTCTCGGTTCAAAGGCAAATGGGTGGAAACCTGTATGAAGTTTTGCACGACATGGCCCGGACTATGGAGGAACGGGCATTGGTGCAGCAGTCCATAAGGACGATGACGGCGGAAGCTAAGTCAATATCCTATTTGCTGCCTCTTATCCCTGTGATTCTGGTAGCCATGATCAATTTGCTGATTGACAATTTTCTGGTTCCTTTGCTGACAGTGCCGGGAATCCTGCTGACAGCGGCGTTTCTCCTTGTCCAAATTGCGGCGTTTGCCATTATAAAGAAAATATCAAACATTCAGGTGTGAAAATGGACTGGTTGTTGTATGTGTCAACTTTATTGTGCATGGGGCTTTTGCTGAAATCCATACACTCCTATACCCAATACCGTTTGGCGCATCGGAGGTTGCTGGCTTCCTTGGCCCGATGGAAAGAGTTGTCCGGCAGAACTCCGTCAAGCCGGTCGGGCCGTTGGACCCGATTGTTGATGGCCTGGGCGGACAAATGCGTTGCAGTGGGCATCCGCTTTCCGTTTCCTGATACTTTGCAGGAAGTGGAGAGTCGTCTGGACCGTTCGGGCCGACCTTATGACTTGACGGTCGAACGGTTTCTCGGGCTTAAGATTGTACTGACGGTAATGGGTCTTGCTATCGCATTGGCTTTCTGCATACTGGGACTTCCGTTTGCTCAATTGGGATTGGTGATCCTGCCACTGGCCGGTTTTTTTGCCCCGGTCATAAAGCTGCGGGAGATTGCTCGTCACCGCCAGGAATCCATTTCCCGGGACATACCCGATTTTCTTGACATGATGAGCGTGACACTGCAGGCGGGAGCTACACTAGAACAGGCGCTGCGACAAGTCAGCCGGATATTTAAAGGACCTCTGCATGATGAACTTGAGAGGCTTGGTCGCGAAATCGAGTTGGGTGTGGGTCGTGAACAGGCATGGTTGCGCTTGTTGGAGCGCAATTCAGCGCAAGAATTGCAAAAGTTGGTCAATGCATTGACCCAGGGAAGCAGACTGGGAGTTCCTGTGGCGGCAACCTTCCGGCTGCAGGCTGAAGAAATCCGGCGCTTGCAGGTGGAAATGGTAAAGTCGAGAGCAGCCAAGGCCTCCCCGAAAATTACAACCGTGACAACGATAGTAATAGCACCGTCCGTTTTTATGATGATCATGGGGTTGTTGGTGCTGAACGTATTTTACAATCCTTCGGGGCTTGGCATAGAAGGGTTGTTCAACTAACCGAATAGGAACGGAGGAATTCTTATGGAACTGATCAGAAAAATGGCGATTCTTTATGGTTGTAGACTTATAGAGGCGGTGAACCGCCTTCGCAGGGAGGAAAAGGGAGCCCAGGCAATTGAGTGGGTTCTGCTGGCGTTGGTCGTTATTGCGCTGATGGCGGGTGTCAGCAAATACTTTCAGACCGAATCGAATACTCAAGGATTGGCGAAGGCTTTGCTCACCAAATTGCAAAATTGGGTCGAAGGATTGTAGTTTCTTGTTTCACCGATTGACTGCTGATCAACAAGGTTCCCAAACAGTTGAGTTTATGATGCTGATTCCTGCTCTGCTGATCCTGCTTTTGTGCATGGGTGAATTTGGTCGGGCGGCCTATTACAAGGTTACCCTGCAATCGGCTGTCAGGGATGGAGCCCGTTTGGCTGCCCTTGACGCTTCCCGACCGGATGTGGAAGATGCCGTTCGCAAAGCCGCCGGAAACGTACCGGTCGACCAGGTGGTCATTACAAAAACCAAATCCGGACGAACCTCCCTTGCGTTTCCAAATCCTTCAGTCGACGTGACTGTCAAAATCCAGACCACTTTTCGGTTAAAAGCCCTGGCCAAACTGGGTCTTCCGGAAAATTTGCGGCAACTGTCCCTGACAGCAGAATCCCGGGTGCCGGTGGTGAGATGAACATGGAGAAAGAACGGGGAAACGCATCGCTGCTTCTTCTGGGAATGTCATTTGGAATCATGGTTTGTGCGTTGTTGGCATGGATGTATATAAGCGTACAGCTAATCCACGGTGCTGCAGGAGTTGCTGCCGAATCGGCAGCAATTGCAGCTTCAAACACCCTGCAGGAAATGTTTGCTGCGGATATTACTCCTGAGGCCTATGACAAGCTGAAATCCCTCGAGTGGCGGATTCGGGAGGATTCCTTATACAAGAGCGGGCATCGGGAAGCGGCGATTATCAAGCATACGGTGTCCTCTGCCTTGCGGGAGGAACTCCTGGCAGGCAAGAGGGGAACAGCGATAAAACTTCATGTCTTGCTGCAGTATGAACCGTTCTTTACGTCTCGGGATTTGGGAAGAAAGATCCTGGAATCCATAGAACAGCATTGGGAGAGTGAGATTCTGCCTGTGACAAGGGAATTTCTCCGCTTGCACGGATCATTTGAAGGTGAAATTCGGTTTCCTGTTCACAAAAAAATGGAAGTTCTCGCACGAATAGAAGCAACCAGCCCCATGTTGAACAAGTTGGCGGGGCAGCGGAAACTGTTTGTCGGCGGGCGTGGCCACGCCCTTTATATAAAACTCCTGGATGACCATGGCATCGTTTACGATCTGTCCGGAATTCGGCAGTTCAGCAGACGGATTCACTAATAGTTGGGGAGGGAATAAAGGTGTTGTATGGAAGGCGCTTCAAACGCTTCTGTGCTTGTTTACTGTCATTTCTCATATTGCTGTCCGGTGTGCCCTATGTCGCTTTGGCCGTCGGTTCCGGTTTTCGGCTGCCGGAGGTTACGGTTCCGAATGTAAAGATTCCGGCACCTGAAGAAATCCCGTCTGCAACCATACCCCCAGGGAGTGTTCCAAGCGGCAGTTTCCCGCACGGCACCTCACCAAGCGGTACTCCTCCAAGCAGCCGTCCTTCAATCAGTACTGCGCCTAACAGTTCCCTCCCATCTGTCACCAAGCCTGTTGCTTCCAGTTATGAGCAGGTGGCAAAGAAAGCCGTGACCCTGAAAGACATAATCAGCAATGCTGTCAAAATGTCAATCGACAGCAAGAAGGTCTTGACCAAATCCGCTTATTCCATGGACGATGCCGGGAGGATTCCCGGCGGCGGGTGGAAGGCAGTGGGAAAATATGCCGCCAGTCTGGTACTGCCATGGTTGGGGGCAGTGCCCGTGGACGGAGCAAATGCTGTTGCTGACGGCATTGATCTGGGAATCAAAGGGAGGGAAGCCTATCAAGCCGTTTCCAACTTGATCCGATTAGGCACACCGCTGAGATCTGGGGTTCCCAAGCCATTGGGTGCCGGTTTTCCGATAATCGGCGGACTGACGGGTATTGCAAATGGATCATGGGAGGTCCGGGAGAGCTTCAATCCCTCCAGCGATACTCCCGAACATGAATTGGCCGGTTCCTTTTATTCAGGGGCAGGAGATGTGCTGTCGGGCGCAGGCATGCTGATTGGTGGAATTGCGACGGCAGCAGGGGCTACAGCGTTGCCGACTGTGGCTGTTGCTGGATCCGCCCTGCTGGTAATCGGGTTGGCGCTTGGTGTGGTGGGATATGCACTGATATATTTTCCCGGCTTTGCGCAAAGCGGACCGGGAAGGTTTCTCATCAACCTGAAAAATCGCATCGGAAAGCGGTTCTTTGGATAAGGAATGACCGGATATCCGGTGCAGGATTGGGGCATTTTTGTACTGTTGGCCCTGATTTCCAACATTTTCGAACAGGTGTTGATCAACTGGTTTCACAAGGTGAAACAAAGGTTCGAGAGATGAAAAAATTTCTTGTTGCACTTTTTGCAGATATGATATGATGAAAGCGACCACAATCCAAGCAGTTCAGCAGAGTCTCAGTTGTATTTTTTGATACGAGGGGGAACGTTCAATGGCATTGTTCGAGAAGTTTGCTATGCCTGCAGAAGGAGAAAAAATCAAAGTTGACAACGGGAAATTGGTGGTTCCCGACAACCCGATCATCCCATTCATTGAGGGGGACGGCACAGGCCCCGACATTTGGGCGGCATCTTCCAGAGTATTGGATGCAGCGGTGGAAAAGGCATACAAAGGGGAACGGAAGATCGCCTGGTATGAAGTTTATGCCGGTGAGAAAGCGTTCAACCAATATGGCGAGTGGCTTCCGAACGATACATTGACCGCTCTCAGAGAATACATCGTCAGCATCAAAGGTCCACTTACCACTCCGGTTGGCGGAGGAATTCGCTCACTGAACGTGGCGCTCCGTCAGGAACTGGATTTGTATGTGTGCTTGCGCCCGGTTCGTTATTTCAACGGCGTGCCTTCGCCTGTGAAGCATCCGGAGTTGGTCGACATGGTGATCTTCCGCGAAAACTCTGAAGACATCTATGCTGGTATTGAATATCAGGAAGGCACACCGGAAGTCAAGAAAGTGGTCGAATTCCTGCAAAAGGAAATGGGTGTAAAGAAAATCCGTTTTCCGGAAACTTCCGGCATCGGAATCAAGCCCGTATCCAAGGATGGAACGGAGCGTTTGGTTCGTGCAGCGATCGAATACGCGATCAAGCATAACCGCAAAAGCGTAACCCTTGTACATAAGGGGAACATCATGAAGTTTACCGAAGGCGCGTTCAAAAACTGGGGATATGAGGTAGCCGAGCGTGAGTACTCGGATAAAGTGTTCACCTGGGCACAATATGACCGCATCAAGGAACAACAAGGCTCGGAAGCTGCCAACAAGGCTCAGGCAGAAGCGGAATCGGCCGGCAGGATCATTGTCAAGGACAGCATCGCCGATGCGTTCCTGCAGCAGATTCTGACCCGTCCGGCGGAATACGATGTGATTGCTACCCTGAACCTGAACGGCGACTACATTTCCGACGCTTTGGCTGCACAAGTGGGCGGTATCGGAATTGCACCCGGCGCCAACATAAACTATGTGACCGGACATGCGGTGTTTGAAGCAACCCACGGTACAGCTCCGAAGTATGCAGGCCTGGATAAAGTGAATCCGGGATCCGTCATCCTTTCCGGCGTCATGATGCTGGAACACCTGGGCTGGCAGGAAGCTGCGGACATGATCATCCGCTCCATGGAAAAAACCATCGGGCAGAAAGTCGTTACTTATGATTTTGCCCGCCTGATGGAAGGTGCGAAGGAAGTTAAATGTTCCGAATTCGGAACCGCTCTGATCAACAATATGTAAACCATCCTGATTTAAGGAGGAAACCTGACCATGATCAAACGCAAGAAGATTTCCGTAATCGGTGCAGGATTTACCGGAGCTACCACCGCGTTATTCCTTGCGCAAAAAGAACTCGGTGATGTAGTTTTGCTGGACATTCCCCAACTGGAGAACCCGACGAAGGGCAAAGCGCTTGATATGCTGGAAGCGACTCCCGTTATCGGCGCAGACGCCAACATCATCGGCACCAGCAACTACGAAGATACGAAGGATTCTGACGTTGTTATCATCACTGCCGGTATTGCCCGCAAGCCGGGAATGAGCCGGGACGACCTTGTTACCACCAACGCGGGGATCGTCAAGTCGGTAACCGAGCAGGTGGTGAAATACTCACCCAACTGTTTCATTATCGTCCTTTCCAACCCGGTGGATGCCATGACCTATGTCGCCCATAAAGTATCCGGCTTCCCGAAAAACCGGGTGATCGGTCAATCCGGCGTGCTGGATACTGCGCGGTTCCGTACTTTTGTCGCACAGGAACTGAACGTCTCCGTGGAAGATGTCACCGGTTTCGTTCTGGGGGGCCATGGCGACGACATGGTGCCGCTTATCCGCTACTCCTTTGCAGGCGGTATTCCGCTTGAGAAGCTGATCCCGCAGGATCGAATCGACGCCATCGTCGAACGCACACGCAAAGGCGGCGCCGAGATTGTGAATCTGTTGGGAACCGGCAGTGCCTACTACGCTCCGGCAGCTTCCCTTGTACAAATGACGGAAGCCATCCTGAAAGACAAGAAGCGGATTCTTCCTTCCATTGCCCTGTTGGAAGGCGAGTACGGTTACGAGAATCTTTATATGGGAGTTCCGACCCTGCTTGGCGGAAGCGGCATCGAGAAAGTCTACGAATTGGACCTCACGCCGGAAGAGAAAGCTGCACTCGACAAATCAGCCCAATCGGTCCGCAATGTGATGAACGTCGTTGGGTAGTAAGATAAAGAAATCTAAAAAATACCCCGTATCACTGTTCCAAGTGGTACGGGGTATTGTCTTAATAGCACTCACCGTTATTCGCATGTTTGTAATAATAGGGAAGCTCCACCTGCAAAGGTAAGAAAAAATAGGACTGCATTTCAGGCTTATTGTTGTCGATTCAAAGGTACTCCCAGAAATAGGTCTGTTTATCAGTCCTATATGCTATTTCTTACTTGTACACCTCGAAACTCACCCGAATAAGACTGAAATTCAGTTCTATTCTTGAGATGACAATCAAAAAATCAAAAATAAGGCTGACAATCAGTTCTATTTTTACAACGGATGCATTATGTAAACTAAAACTCGGTCATGGAGACATCCCACCGAACTTTTGTGAACCTTTTTTGAGAAAGGAAGGAGTAATTCTAGAAACGTACAAACGGTTACAAATGCCACAGGAAAAGTGCTGCAATTGGTTTCGAGTTGCCCGGTGATATCAATGGGTTGTCTACCAAATTAGGCTGCGAAAGTTGAATTTGTAATTTTATTAACTGCAAAGATTCATTAACCTGAAAGTCTGTAGATTATATAACCGAAAGGCTGTCTCCCAAGCAGATCTATCTGCTTGGGAGACAGCCCCGTTGTTGGGATAGCCATTATTTTTGCAGTTGGCCTTCTTTGCCAACAATCTTGTAGGATTCTCCGTTTTTGGTCAGTGTATACTTCAGGCCCTTGTATTCGATCACGAATTTGCCGTCTTTTTCAGAGATTTTCACATCTTCGAATTTGGCGCCGTTAATTGCATTGGCACCGATCTTTTCTTTAACTGCGACAGCAGCAACCGGTTTGAATTCCTTCTTGTCCGCTTTAGCTTTTTCTTCAAAAGCTTTGTTCGCCTTGTCAAGCAGTGCTTTGTCCCCGAGAACCGCTTCAAATTCTTTTTTTGCCACTTCTTTATCCCAAGATGTGCTCAGGAATTCAATAGCTGCTTCCTGGGACTTGTTTGGAACATAAAATGCTACTTCTTTTCCGCCTTCCAGTCCTTGTTTCGCTTCAAACATGCCTTGGAAACGGTCTTCTGCGAGGAGCACGGCAGCGTAGGCGGTACGCTGCGCTTGGCTGTCGTCTTTCTTTGCTTCTGTGGAAGCAGCCTGTTTGCCGGAAGAGCATCCAACACCTGCAGCAGCAGTTACAACTAGAGTAGCAGCCAGTAAGAGCGTAGACATTTTTTTCATATACTTAAACCCCTTTCACGACATGCAGTTTAACATAACAAATAGTTCTTGGGAATAGCAACAAACAATTATAGAATGTTGGTTATATACTGGGAAATTTGAAAAAAATACTAATTCTGCAATTTCTTCTTGACAATCTGCTAATATGAAAATAACAGTGCCAGCAACCGGGGTGATGGTATGGAAAAGGCAAGGGAAATACTTTCGGATCTTGATCTGTTTGCAGGCTTAAACCGTGATGAACTGGAACTTCTAGAAAGAGAAGCCCGGATATGCAGCTTCCAGGAACATGACAAATTGGCGGGAGCCGACCGTCCGCTTGAGGCGGTGTACGTGGTTCTTAAAGGACATGTACGGGTTGCGATATGCAACGACAAAGAGGAAGAAATTACGCTGCACTACCATGGACCTGGAGATATGTTCGGACTGGCGGGTCTCTTTGCGGTCTCTCCCATGCCTTTCCATTTCATTGCGGCCGAGTCTGGGGAGGCACTGTTGTTGCCTCTCCGAACGGTAAAGCAGTTGCTGTACAAATATCCGGCAAACCTGTGGGCGGCCAGCCGGGCATTGGCGGAAAGATTGTATCAGGTGTACCGGGAATTCTCAAACGAATCCTCCTATGGGGCAAAAGGCGTGGACCAGTATCCGATCCGTTTGAAGGTCGGAGATATCATGTCTGGCGATGTGGCCACTTGTCGGAGTGAAACGACGGCAGCAGAGGCTGCAGGAATCATGGGGAAGCGAAACATCGGGTCATTGGTGGTTTTGGATGGGAACGGCGAATTGGTTGGAATCGTAACGGACAAAGATCTCGTCACCAGGATCATGGCAACAGGGTTGGATCCGTGTGTCACAACTGTCGGCTCGCTTTTTACAGCCGGACCGATCACCATTTCCCATGAAGCCTTTTATTATGAAGCCCTGCTCTTGATGATGAATCACCGGGTAAGCCATTTGCCGGTAGTGGACCGTACGGGGCTGGTGGGGATTCTGACCATGAAGGATTTGCTGGATGCCAAAAGCCACCATGCGCTGGCACTGACAGAGCGAATCGAACATTCTGACCAAATTGGGGATCTGTGTTCTTTGGCGGACCGGGTGGAACAACTCGTGGACCGAATGCAGTCCGAGGGTATCAGACCTTCCGAGATTTGCCGCATTATGGCAGACTACGATGACCGGATCACCCGGAAAATCATACGTCTGGTGGAAAAAGAACTGGCGGAAGAAGGGTTTGGGCCGCCGCCTGTTCCCTATTGTTGGGTAACGATGGGAAGCGGCGGGAGGAAAGAACAGCCCCGGCGGACAGATCAAGATAATGCTTTGATATACCGGGATCCTGCGGCGGATCAGAAAGAAGCGGCGGAACGATACTTTGCCCGTCTGGCGGAAAAAACAAACGATGCATTGCACCGGTTTGGTTTCCCCTATTGCCCGGGAGGAGTCATGGCGAAAAATCCCGTCTGGAGAAAAACAATTTCCGGATGGAGAGAGGAAGTGGCCGATTGGATCAGAGAACCGGACGGACAGGGAGTGCGCAATCTGACCATTTTTCTGGATTTCCGTCCGGTTTATGGAACTTTTGAACTTGCCCATGAATTAAGAATCCGCATCCTGTATCTGACACAGAATGTGCCAATGTTTCTGCACCAGCTTGTGCTCGATGATGTGCAGTCTCCCGTACATCTTGGCTGGTTTGACAGAGGGGAAATTGAGATCAAGACCCGTCTGAGCGTTCATTTTATCAATGCGCTGCGTATATTGTCATTGAAGCATGGGCTGCCTCAGGTCAATTCGCTTGAACGACTGAGGGCGCTGACTGAGCATGGAGTCTTCACTCCGGAGGAATCGTCTGTGTATGAGGAAGCATATGAAGAATTGATGAGATACAGGGTTGGGGGTATCAGAAAAATTGACATCGGAAGCTTGAAAAAACAAGAACGTGCTCGTTTGAAACGTGTCTTTCACATAACAAAAGACCTTCAAAACCTATTGATTCATTCATTTCGGGCGGAAGGACTGGCCCTATGATCAGAAAAGCGATCGATCAGCTCATTGCCAGACTTTACGGAGGACCCCAGAAACTGCCGCCGGATGTTACACTTGAGACTATCGAAATGCTGCGCCAACTTATCGTATCCCATGACGGCAAGTCACTGGCAGACCAACAACTGACGCAATTACGGTTTGTCGTGTTTGATACGGAAACAACCGGGTTTTATCCTTTTGCCGGGGATGAGATCATATCCCTGTCGGCCGTGACAGTTGAAAACAAAGAGATACGGGAGAATCCCGCGTTTGATAGTCTGGTGAATCCTTACCGCCAGATCCCGGAAGTTGTGACAAACCTGACGGGAATCTCCAAAAAGCAAGTGGATCAGGCACCGAGTCTTTTGAACGTGCTGCTCCACTTTCTGCAGTTTGCCGGTGATGACATTTTGGTGGCGCACCCGGCCGATTTTGACATGAACTTTATTAATGCGAAACTGCGTCGCTATTGCAGATCCACGGTGCGCCATCATGTTATCGACATGATGGCGGTTGCCTACCACTTGTTTCCTATGTGGAAAGAGTATTCCCTGGATCGTTTGGCCAATTATTACGGGCTTGAAATCAGGGATCGGCACAATTCTCTGGCGGACGCCCGGCTGACAGCCCAGATTTGGTGCAGGTTTCTGGAAGAACTGGATGCTCGTGGCATTCGCACGTTGTACAGCCTGTATCTGTATATTAAAACACTCAGGTAAATATTTATTAAATAAAAATAATCGTGCCAGATTGGCAGATAGCGGAAGCATTGGGCAGAAAATCGGCTGAAAGCGGCTGTCACCGGAGACTTGTTAATACACAGGGGTCTGCGAGTTATGCTAATCTATCTCTCGAGAGGAAGGATCTGTTTTTTCTCTGGACGGAGCAGTCGAATTCCGTTATAATCGGTTTTGGATTTATTATTTTAAACATTCAAGTCCAATTTGTGTGCTTGAATTGTTTAAAAATTCTTTTATCCCGTCGGGTATAAGGTGACGAACCTTCCGTTCGGAGCCTGACCATATTTAATGAGTCATATAGAAGGGGGAAAATGCATGAAAGCCAAGAAATGGCTTGCAGCTGCAGTTGCGCTGACGATGGTCGGCGGCACTGTTGTCGGATGCAGCAGCAACAATCAG
Proteins encoded in this window:
- the cpaB gene encoding Flp pilus assembly protein CpaB yields the protein MQEEKRKSLLFLALSFVFAVLAGFLFLEKVKAVEDQLGDSIPVLIARQPIAARTPITPDMLEEKLIPRKFVFDSLITGHEEAAGHVSLVPLQKGDVVTKSMLKQISKVNSENVRIVNLTQSERVLFDEELDAADRVDIIVSYTEAEKPVTKLLMQDIPVGRVSDAKERPKAIGVELSVEDAQKLIFMQNFARQIRVLKHNIQNPAR
- a CDS encoding AAA family ATPase, translated to MARIRIRPMLERNEEPSSRGLEWGNPGASLFHRRTFSMQLPSIQVFFSAKGGSGTTLLACTYASALRLLANVRVLLVDMDLKYGGVEAYMGIRSDRSIFHLKPVLSELTEVHIRNITQFDPVSQVEILPSPADADLAQAIEPQEVVALLMHARKFYDVIVVDAGSEMSPVLAALCHQANHIHYVLTPDTPSLRRYAQSVSLFEKHGIPLDKVGTVLNRISQVSEIQPKDLKGIRALRLEGTVRADFHAIQPQVNLSTPLIGQIKDKKAPVYLRDVVRLVQELAGQVDSSAGQSGLPL
- a CDS encoding CpaF family protein produces the protein MLDNLVSHYKNRLLQETELDRIQNLSERDMRLSIMKMIERFIQEEKVILSRSDKEHLIARILDDSVGFGPLEAFLHDESITEIMVNGPFEIFVERDGKLHLTDSAFRDDGHLRHVIDRMVAPVGRRVDEYSPMVDARLKDGSRVNAIIPPVSLRGPVLTIRKFRKQPFSITDLLQKGTMDSAMARFLEGAVQAKLNILLSGGTGSGKTTLLNVLSSYIPHGERVITIEDSAELRLQGQHVVNLETRPENVEGRGEITIRQLVRNALRMRPDRIIVGEVRGDEALDMLQAMNTGHEGSLTTIHANSPHDALGRLEAMVLMGGVSLPPGVIRQYILSAIDLIVQMERFMDGRRRVVSIAEVRSCREGLEIHELFAWERAGMGPEGNSLGQFRRSDKPPVCLERIKNNGIRLQDLWRHSTC
- a CDS encoding type II secretion system F family protein, which translates into the protein MLIALLVFLAVFSCLLSFAGFRSYRLKRRRLRTVITNLFNSDDARTNWLLQLAGRFDRSKIGQSAARELEQMHLTLSASDYYALLLLANVLFFWILHSILAVPILMALLLAVAAVAGGRRLFFQARKNRYVDMFNQQLPEACRLLGNSLRAGLTVTQGIQLLAKELPSPSKQEFQLINKELVLGNDLGHALESFQIRMNTRECHLFAGALSVQRQMGGNLYEVLHDMARTMEERALVQQSIRTMTAEAKSISYLLPLIPVILVAMINLLIDNFLVPLLTVPGILLTAAFLLVQIAAFAIIKKISNIQV
- a CDS encoding type II secretion system F family protein, whose translation is MDWLLYVSTLLCMGLLLKSIHSYTQYRLAHRRLLASLARWKELSGRTPSSRSGRWTRLLMAWADKCVAVGIRFPFPDTLQEVESRLDRSGRPYDLTVERFLGLKIVLTVMGLAIALAFCILGLPFAQLGLVILPLAGFFAPVIKLREIARHRQESISRDIPDFLDMMSVTLQAGATLEQALRQVSRIFKGPLHDELERLGREIELGVGREQAWLRLLERNSAQELQKLVNALTQGSRLGVPVAATFRLQAEEIRRLQVEMVKSRAAKASPKITTVTTIVIAPSVFMMIMGLLVLNVFYNPSGLGIEGLFN
- a CDS encoding Flp family type IVb pilin, producing MELIRKMAILYGCRLIEAVNRLRREEKGAQAIEWVLLALVVIALMAGVSKYFQTESNTQGLAKALLTKLQNWVEGL
- a CDS encoding TadE/TadG family type IV pilus assembly protein, whose product is MFHRLTADQQGSQTVEFMMLIPALLILLLCMGEFGRAAYYKVTLQSAVRDGARLAALDASRPDVEDAVRKAAGNVPVDQVVITKTKSGRTSLAFPNPSVDVTVKIQTTFRLKALAKLGLPENLRQLSLTAESRVPVVR